In Opitutaceae bacterium TAV5, one genomic interval encodes:
- a CDS encoding thioesterase yields the protein MDVNRHANNIVYLRWVQDAAISHWRAAVDRATADAIAWVVARHEIDYKKPAFAGDVLVVRTWVEAMSAVTSERHCAIFRESDGQLLAQVRTVWCAVNPATGRPRRLPAGLDGTFVKVTSG from the coding sequence ATCGACGTCAACCGCCACGCCAACAACATCGTTTACCTCCGCTGGGTGCAGGACGCGGCGATCTCCCACTGGCGGGCCGCCGTCGACCGTGCGACTGCCGATGCCATCGCGTGGGTGGTCGCCCGCCACGAAATCGACTACAAAAAACCGGCCTTCGCCGGCGACGTGCTTGTCGTGCGCACCTGGGTCGAGGCGATGAGCGCCGTCACCAGCGAACGCCATTGCGCGATCTTTCGCGAGAGCGACGGGCAACTCCTCGCGCAGGTTCGCACCGTCTGGTGTGCGGTCAATCCCGCGACCGGCCGCCCCCGCCGTCTGCCCGCCGGCCTCGACGGCACATTCGTCAAGGTGACATCCGGGTAG